The stretch of DNA TTAATGCAAAGCGCAACCTATTTTAACCTAACTCTACTATTACTTAATATTTTATACAGTATGGGAAATCATATTTAATAATTTCATATGGAGTAAGTACCGCTCCGTCAACTGTTATTTTGTCTACCACTAAACCAAACTTCATCCCGTTGTCCTGTCTTACATAAAATCCTTTTTCTTTTGCTGCAAATGTTACTACTGTATTTTTAACAGCCCCATCAACAGGAATCTGAAGAGTCAGCGTTTTGGGTGTAAAGGCCAGCTCTAAAACATTATAATTGGTATTTATCGTTGCAGCATAATTAAGATTGTACTTTACTTTTCCTATTGCAGCTAATGCCGCTTCCGTTTTTACAGGATCCTTAACTACTGATTTTACAATTTCTTTTACCGGAAGGTCCGTGAATTTAATCGTATCTTTTTTTGCTGTAAAAACAACTATTGTTTCAGCTTTATTATTCCCTTGCCTTGTGATCAGCTTCCCTTTATAATTTCCCAGAACATCTTGTAATTTTACCGGTACCACTTCAGGACCGTCATTATTATTACATGATAATAAGCTAAGACTTACAAAACCAATTAATACAGCCATAAAGGCTTTAAGTACTATAATTTTTTTCATTTTTTAAATTTGTTGTATTACACATTATTTTACTTTGAGTACTCATTTATATAAATCCTCTTTTTAGAAAATCTTGCACAATACTTTGATTAAAAATTAAAAATTTACACAAACAACTGATTATCAACATGAAAAATATTACTCTACTATTTCCACATTTCTCAAGATTATAATCTTGATGAACTTTCCG from Chryseobacterium piperi encodes:
- a CDS encoding DUF4840 domain-containing protein, with translation MKKIIVLKAFMAVLIGFVSLSLLSCNNNDGPEVVPVKLQDVLGNYKGKLITRQGNNKAETIVVFTAKKDTIKFTDLPVKEIVKSVVKDPVKTEAALAAIGKVKYNLNYAATINTNYNVLELAFTPKTLTLQIPVDGAVKNTVVTFAAKEKGFYVRQDNGMKFGLVVDKITVDGAVLTPYEIIKYDFPYCIKY